AAAAAAAACATTTTTGGTCATGCTGTTTTTTGTGGTTGTACCTCCGGCAGTTGTTGTCAGGTCCATCATGGGGGAAATCATTGCAACGCCTGCCTGCATGTGGGTTCCCTCAAGCTGAGTAATACCTGCAGGGTTCCATGCAAGAGCGGAAGGATCATTCGCTTTAGCAACCATGGCGCCGCCAAGTGCGTTGCCGCGTGATCCCCATTCATAGATGGCAAAACCCGCTGCCTCAGCTTTACTGCTGAAGCATGGGACAATTGCCAGTCCCAATAACATGATAAGCATGCCGAAACATGCTGTAAATCTGGTCCTCATATACACTCCTTCAAAAAATACTGAAAAATGCTAAATAGCAATGCTTATCAAAGCTATCCCCTCAAAAAAATGCTGATACTAACTATCTTGAATGTTAAATTTAGTAAAGCAAAATTGACATAAATGTAGGTTGTTGTGAGAATAACACGTTTATGGTTGGGTTTTATTTGCATACATGTGTGTATGTTTAATTAATTTGCAATGCAGTATAAAATTAAAATCTATTTAAAATTTTATTTATGCAATGATAATGTGTTCAGATTCATTGTAAACACATTTAAGTTGAATTGAATCCTATTTGTTGTATTGAAATAATATTGAATATTAAAACAACTTATATTTATATTTGTACTATAATTGCAATTAATCCTTATTTACTTCATCTTATTTGATAGTAGACCATAAAAAAAGGCAGTTACAATATGTAACTGCCTTTCAATACTGTTTGTTTTGCAATATCAACGAACAAAATACGCAAGATATTCCTGATTTCCTTTAGGTCCCTTGATACTGGATGGTACCAAACCTTTAAGTTGCAGACCTAGCTCTGCCGAAGCAAAATGAATTATCATATCCACGGTCTGTTGTCTGAGCTTATTATCTCTAACCACACCCTTGTCTGTCTGTCCGGGCCCGACTTCAAATTGCGGCTTGATCAGGCAGACAATTTCTCCGCTGGACTTTAGGAATCGGACCAAAGCCGGTAGAATTTTTGTCAATGAAATAAAGGAAACGTCACAAACAATCAGATCAACTTTTTCAGGAATAAGGGTTTCTTCCGAATGGCGCAGGTTGATACGCTCAAGGTTGATAACACGTTCATCCTGCTGAAGTTTCCAGTGCAGCTGTCCATAACCAACATCAGCGGCATAGACCCGCACTGCACCGAACTGAAGCATGCAATCGGTAAATCCGCCGGTGGAAGCCCCGGCATCCAGCGCGACTTTATCCTTCGGATCAAGGCCAAGCTCTTCGATAGCTGTAAGCAGTTTATAACCGCCACGGCTGACAAAACGGTCACGGCCTTTCACAACGATTTCAATGTCAGGGTCAAGTTGCATTCCCGGTTTGGTCACCGGAAGTTTCTGACCGTCTTTGAGATAGTGGGCCTGTCCGGCCATAATCATGCGCTTGGCCTGCTCACGGCTTTCGGAAAGACCCTGAGCAAATAGCATCTGATCCGCGCGTTCC
Above is a genomic segment from Maridesulfovibrio sp. containing:
- a CDS encoding TlyA family RNA methyltransferase, which codes for MAKKERADQMLFAQGLSESREQAKRMIMAGQAHYLKDGQKLPVTKPGMQLDPDIEIVVKGRDRFVSRGGYKLLTAIEELGLDPKDKVALDAGASTGGFTDCMLQFGAVRVYAADVGYGQLHWKLQQDERVINLERINLRHSEETLIPEKVDLIVCDVSFISLTKILPALVRFLKSSGEIVCLIKPQFEVGPGQTDKGVVRDNKLRQQTVDMIIHFASAELGLQLKGLVPSSIKGPKGNQEYLAYFVR